The sequence below is a genomic window from Desulfatiglans sp..
AAGAAGTATGATAATGTAAGCCTGTCTGATATCCCCATTGAAAAACTTGCGGAGATGGAAAGGCTGCTTTCTGAAATCGAGGATTTTTATCAGGGACACCAGAGGCTCATAGCCAGGGATACAGGCGATATCAGGTTCCCGAAGCGGCAGACAGAATGGATAAAAACAATAGAGATTGTCAGGCTGTTTATCAGGGAAAATTTTAAAAAGGTATTATTTAAACCAGACAGCCTGTTCAGCAATCTGGAAAGGCTCTTCAAGTATTCACCCACAATACTTAACCTTGTCCTGCCTGAGCTTAATGATCTTCGTGAACTTGGAAGGGAGGGGAACCTTTACCGGAAATCTGTTGTTATTGACCACCTGCTGATCTGCGCCAAAAAATTTCAGACCCTGATAAACGGCAACCTCAAGGATTTCCAGGATGTTGATGCCCTTCACAGGCTTGCAAAGAGGGAATTCGGGCCCAATGCGGCAGGTATTGTGGGATTAAATGAATATCAGCTTGAAGAGCTGGCAGGCATGGCAAGGGAATTAAGAAAAAATCATGATCTCTTTGATGCTCTCATCAAGGCGTTTATCCTCCAGGACATAGGCATGAGCCCCCCTTTAAGGGAAAAATATAAAAAAGAGATAAACGCAGCTGATCAGGCCCAGGCAGGATCACTCTTTCTTTTAAAGGAGGATATACCCGAAAAATACGGCATGGGAAAAGATGCCATGAGATACCTGACATTTCTTATCGCGCACCATGACAGGCTTCATCATATAGTAAGGGGGGAATATACCCTGCATGCCATGAAGGAGATCCTTGAAACAGGCGACCCTGATCTTTTCAGGGCATTTTTCCTCTGCTCAATAATAATGATCTCGGCACTTGGAGAAGACCAGATACTGGAGGATCTTGCAATCAGGCTATTCAGTCTCAAGGATACATGCCTCAGTATAATTAAAGGTAAAACCACCCTTGAGAGCTACATGGAGGGGCTTTACAGTGAAAAGGGGCGGCTCTTTTTTGCCATTGAGGAGTTTTACAGAAAGGGGATCCCTGAAGGCGAGACCCCTGCCGAGTACCTCTCTTCCTGGGGCAGGCAGTTTTCAGGTTCCGGACGTTTCTGTGAGGCAGGTAAACTCATCTTCGCCCTTGAGCGCCTGTTCAAGCTGAGGGGTTTAAGGTATGTGGACTTCAGCGATATTGCCATGATGATCGTTCATATCCCGCTCCAGTACATATATCAGGAAAGAAAATATGCCAGCGTCGGTTACGCCACCTTTGAAAAGGACCTTTATGAGGGGTTACGTACATACAACCATATAAGAAAACTGCCAGAGGCCATCAGACACTTTGTTCTAAAAAATCTGTGCGAAGACAATATCAGGCTCTATGGCCTTGAAAATGTAGGGGTCTATCTGAGTTATGACAATCTAATAAAATTATTACTCCTCTCTCTCCTTGGTGCAAAGCGGTTCAGAAGTGATGATCGTAGGCCGACATGCCTCAGTTATCTCACCATTATCAGAGAGATAAAAAGGAGGTACGAGGCGGTAAATGTTGCATTGAGCCGGATATCGCTTGAAGAGATATGGTATGACAGGAAAAAGCTGGACAAATTTTTCAAGGCCGGCTCCGGTATCATCCTTGAAAAGGACAACAACAAAAAGGTGCTCTCAATTTATTTCAAGGATGAGATCAACATGCCCGGAAGGATCTCCCGCATGGTTAATATCAGGGATGTGGATCAGCTCAAGAGTTATTTCCACTATACCCTCAAGTTTCTTAAAAAAAGCAGCTACGATACCGATGACTATGAGGCCCTTCTTGAAAAGGCGTATGAAAGGCGTTTTAATGAGATCATAGACATGATGCTTGAACAGACAAAGGAGCGCATGAAGCATGTTGAGGATTTCAGGGAGGTTTATGCGATCTATAATGACCTTATGGAGAGGTCCCTTGAGATAGGTTTTAAAGAAGAGCACCTGAACAGGCTGGATGACCTTTATGATTTAAGGAATGACAGCCTTAAAAGGAGCAAGCTTGATGAGATAACCATTCTCATTGAAAAGATAAATGACCCGCGCGAACTGCGTGAGTACTGGAACAGCATTAAATGGTATCTTTTTAACAACCGGCAGTTTACCGGGAAGGAGTTTGAAAGCCTGGTGGCAAGGAATTTTGACCTTGCCGTTGCGCGGACCAATGCTTTAAAAGGCTGATAACCAGCCGCTAAGGTTGAATAAAAATATTCTTCCTGAAATATTTCAGCTCTTCAATGGATTCCATTATATCATTCAGTGCCAGGTGATCCTTTTTCTTCTGATATGGCGGAAGCGCAGGGTACCACCTTTTTGCCAGCTCCTTGATGCTGCTTACATCTATGATCCTGTAATGAAAATATCCTTCAAGAAGGGGCATGTGTTTTGCGAGAAATCTTCTATCCTGCCAGACGCTGTTTCCGCACAGGGGGGATTCCCCTTTACCGCAATGAGAAGAGACAAACTTCAGGGTGGCCTGCTCTGCCTGTGCGCAGTCGCACACTGATGCCCTAACACGAGCAAGAAGGCCTGATGCCTGATGGTGTGTGCGGCTCCACTCCTCCATGCGATCAAGGACATCCTCAGGGTAATTAATGGCAATATGGGGGCCTTCAGCGATTATGTTCAGGTTCGCATCTGTGATCACGGTGGCGATCTCAAGAATAACCATTGTGTCAGGGTCAAGCCCTGTCATCTCAAGGTCTATCCAGGCAAGGTTAGTGCTCATATGATGGTCTCCTTAGTGAAAAATTATCTATGTAGAACTTATAGGTTAATTGGAATCAGGTGTCAAACCATTAGGAGATTTTTACCATGGTCTTTTCTCTATTCATACCTTGGCGCATTATCGCCAAGCTAAGGCGAAAAGCAAAAGCCTAAAGCAATATCTCACACAGAGGTGCAAAGAACACTATGAAAATCAAATGCTTTTTATTTAATATTTTTTTGTTTCTTAACTTTGTGAGCTTTGTGACTTTGTGTGAGAAATGGTTTTTCGTCTTGAATTATGAATAGCAGTTTTTCACAGGGATCTTTATCTTATATCCCTTACCAGTAATATGTTTTGGTACGATATTTTTGTTAACTTGACGCCAATGCGCGAAGGAGGGAATCCATTTGAAAAGGGAAAAGGGAAAAGGGGTCAAATCTCCGAATAGCTCTTGACATGTAAGAATAAGGAATATAGAATCCAGCCCATGTCTAGACCATTAAGAATAGAATATACAGGTGCCTGGTATCATGTAATGAATAGAGGTGGTAGATATATCTCCATTTTTGAAGATAAAAATGATTATTCTCTGTTCCTGGATATATTGAAGGATACTATAGAAACCTTTCATATTAAAATTGCTGCATTTTGTCTGATGCAAAACCATTATCACCTCCTTATTCAAACTCCTGAATCAAATATATCAAGAAGCATGAGACACATTAACGGTGTATATACTCAAAGGTTTAATAAACTTCATGGGTATGATGGGGCTCTTTTTCGAGGAAGATACAAATCCATTCTGGTTGATGAGGATAGTTATCTTCTGCAGGTAATGAGATATATTCACAGGAATCCGGTTACAGCCGGATTGACAGACAAATTCAAATATCCATGGAGCAGTCATAAAGCATATCTTTCAAATGCAAAAGAATGGGGATGGGTAAGTAAAGATAAAATATTAAGTATGTTAAACAGAAATAAATCTTTACAAAAGGCTGTATATAAAGATTTTGTAAATACCCCTGACAATGATGATTTTACAGCCATATATAAAAAGAGGAAATTACCTGTAATACTTGGAAATGAGAAGTTTTTATCGAATATTAAGGATCGATATTTTAAAAATAAAAGAAATATAGAAATTCCGGAATCAAAGATATTAGTACCTGATAAAAGTGAGATAATGTCCGTGCTATGCAGAGAATACAAGGTTTCACTTGAAGATTTAAAGGTATCAAGAAGAGGGCAGAAGAATGAAGCAAGAGATATAGCGATATATTTAATTAGACAAATAAGAAGTGACACCTTAAACACGCTAAGTGGAGAGTTTAATCTTAAAAAAGATAGCTCTGCGGGGAGTATAGTTGATAGGGTAAAAAAGCAGATACAAACAGATAAGCAGTTCAGGTGTAAGATAAACAGTATATTAAAAAAACTTAACATGAGCTATTAGGAGATTTGACCCCTTTTCCTCTCCCTCGCTGCT
It includes:
- the orn gene encoding oligoribonuclease; this encodes MSTNLAWIDLEMTGLDPDTMVILEIATVITDANLNIIAEGPHIAINYPEDVLDRMEEWSRTHHQASGLLARVRASVCDCAQAEQATLKFVSSHCGKGESPLCGNSVWQDRRFLAKHMPLLEGYFHYRIIDVSSIKELAKRWYPALPPYQKKKDHLALNDIMESIEELKYFRKNIFIQP
- a CDS encoding transposase, giving the protein MSRPLRIEYTGAWYHVMNRGGRYISIFEDKNDYSLFLDILKDTIETFHIKIAAFCLMQNHYHLLIQTPESNISRSMRHINGVYTQRFNKLHGYDGALFRGRYKSILVDEDSYLLQVMRYIHRNPVTAGLTDKFKYPWSSHKAYLSNAKEWGWVSKDKILSMLNRNKSLQKAVYKDFVNTPDNDDFTAIYKKRKLPVILGNEKFLSNIKDRYFKNKRNIEIPESKILVPDKSEIMSVLCREYKVSLEDLKVSRRGQKNEARDIAIYLIRQIRSDTLNTLSGEFNLKKDSSAGSIVDRVKKQIQTDKQFRCKINSILKKLNMSY